The sequence GTGTCGGGTTCCAAAGTAAGGATATTTTCTTTGTGGGAGGGTGGCTGGTGATTTCTTTGTGATCTTTATGCCCGAATGACCGCCCGCATGCCCAGCTAGACGCAGCTGCTACGCTTCCTTTGTCACAAGCTATCACTAACTCTCACGTATTTCGAATCGGCAAATTTATTTAATGCTTGATTAACGCCCATAATTTCTCAGTAACATAAGTCTAAATAAGTACTGCGACTAACATTATGTGCACAATACAAAATTGCAACAAGgaattataaagatacattgatCTCCAAGTACGTGAGATTTAGTGCGCAGGCCTTTTACCCTCCCGCGGCACATCTGGTGATCCAGTCAGGGTTTGAATGTCGAAGGGAGAATACGTTCCTGAACACGCTGAGTGATCTCCCATGTGGTGTTCGAGGTATTTTATGCAGTGTTGGTAGTGGTGGTGAGAGGCAAGATGGTGTCCAGTGTTTGTCGTGGATCATACCCGAGCATGACCCCACATGCCTCCCCTTCACGAAAACAACACATTGACCCCCAAAAGGATTACTTTTCTCCTTTGCAAGTGGAAACGTCAGTCGAGTATGACCTACCCGCACATATTTATCCTCCCAAGGATAGTGAACCCATCCTCATGATTCACCCAGGATATGTGTCGGCGGTGAGAGCCCGATCAAGGGCCGTTGTAACGCCTTCGCCCACTGCCATGGTTGCCACCTCAGGAGCAGCCCGTCCTTTGGCTCCGTTGCAGCTTCcccagcagcaacagcagcagggGTCGAGTGCGAGGGCGTCCTCCTCGAAAAGTGTGCTGCAACAGAGGGCCTATTGTACATGTGGCAATCCCAACTGCAATTCCTCTAGTGTCAAATCGGTCAGCAATCTACAGAGTGCTGCAGCGATCGTACAAAATGTTCAAAGTCAGAGTGCCAGAAGTGTTCAGAGCCTAAAGAGTGTTCAAAGTCAGAACTCGGCGAGTGTTGTACCGAGTGCTCGTGATGTTAGTATTATGGGGATTAGTACTGCAAGAAGTGCGTCTGTGTTACTTCCACCACAGCAGCCACAGCCACAGCAACAACAgctacaacagcagcagcagcagcagcagcagcagcaacaacaacaacaacaatctcaGAGTCAGCAACAGTCACAGATAATCTGGGGTAATGGTGGACGCTGTCTTGGCCCCTGCTGTAATCCAAGGGCTGGTGCTATGGCTCCTTTACAGGCGGAATTCGTGGCGCCCGGCCTTCCACCTTCCCTTCTCGCCCGCACGCCCACCAGAGGCACTGCGGGTGGATCGCCCAAGTTAAGGGCAGCCAGGACAAGGCGAGGCCTGTCTGTGGCTAGTAGTGTCAATCTCCCAGATTATTTGGGCAACAGTCGACCTGCAAGGGTGACGGGTGGAGCCGTTCACGCCCATCCCCGCCCAAGGGCACTATCTACCTCTATGGGTGCCTTGGCTGCAACGCCTGCGCCTCCTATGGCACATCAGCACATTGGCATGGGCGCCTCTCTGACCACGTCCCTGGATTTGGCGAGAGCGCATCCCCTCACCCCAAGATCTCTGATGCCcatgcagcagcaacagcagcaacaacagcaacagcaacaggcCGTCACAACCTCAACTTCGTCCCTCCTGTACACCGTGGGCCTCTCCAGAGATTCCGGATGCTCCGTGGGTGCAGATACCGCGGGCGGAGAATGGTCGGTTGACAGAACAAGAGGACTTGTGGACTCTGGATTCTGCACCCCAGTTGATCTCACTGATGATTTTGTAGCAGGTAAGAAGTCCCCGGGGAAAATTCTAGGGAGAGTGAGCGCCACGTTTCATTACTTTCCTTCTCGTTCCCCTCTCAAAATGCTGTGGTAGTGAAAATTCGAAGTTACATTTCAAAATTCGAAGTTACATTTCAGTCATGAAAGAAAATTAGATTATACGTCTAAAATTTTAATATactgctaaaaaaaattttaatatatacataagctACGAAAAATAAAGTTGCGTTGGACATCTggagagaaaattaattattgGGCTTAATTTACTTAACCGGTTCGTAATTAATGTTTCATGAAAACAACGAGAACTTTCGTTAgatgtaatgaataataaaaatgtgaataGCAACAATCTTATGAGGACTTTACTTTCAAAATTTACCActtgaagaaatatttgaaattccttaaaaaaaaacaagtaagaaatCATTTGTAAgactaagaaaaatgaaaattacgttcatattaagtgtcaaaataataataataataataataataataaatctcggAACAATTTCGaaatatcacaataataataataaacctcggAACCATTTCGAAATATTACATGATATTATGTTCCTCTTTCgtaaggtataaataaaaaaaacatgcaagacGAGAAAGAATTTAAGATAAAACATGGTTTGACATTTTATGCCCGACTTTGCGGTCAGTCGTCAACTTGAGATGTAAACAAGTCCTGAAGTTCCCGGGTCATGTGCTCTTTACTTACACACGGTGaccttgtttttttattgactCGCGACCTTAatttttattgtcaattgtaaCTTGAGAAGTAGGCGACATGTTCAATGTCCATTCTTAAAGTTCAGTAACAGTCGTTTGTACTGTCGTTTGTAAACCGGATTTCCGTCATAAATCTGAGTTGTAGGAAGTTGCACTGGCACGATTAGAAGGAATCGCAAAATTAAAACCGCTCCAATTTCTCCGAATCACCCACCACCTGTCAGGGATGATTTTCCTAAGACTCGCtgctctcagttttttttttctcgagtatTTACCGGTTGATCAAGTCTTCACATTTATCTAATTGGTTACTCAAAAGACAAGGCGAAGTGATCTTTTCCTAAAGAAAGTATTGTTACGTCTTGTGGCTTAATTTTGTCAAAGTGATGAATAACGAAGTTGTTGAATTTGGCATTCTGCCAAGTTATGCGTCAGATTCCTCTTAAATCATTACTATCTCAAAGTTAGGCCACTCGCAATTACAAGGGGCGTATTCTCATTTGCTCACTATCTATATACTTTTTAATGTTgcgtttattatataaaaatttgcaTTTGGGAATTATCAACTATATACAATTGTATACATTTTAAAGTAACATTGTGCATGCATACCAGCCGATAACAGTTGTTTTCAACACACCCTTATATTCACGTAtgtcgttcctctctctctctctctctctctctctctctctattttgtgctTACAAATTGTAACTGATAGCCAAAATAATTTAAGATCTTACAAACCCAAATCTCCTTAttgcttttcattgatttcatgaATGTGTCTCTCGCAAGTGTGTTTACATGTGCTTCGAGTaatgtagatatagtatatttttcattcattctcttccCATTTTGCAGTTTTGGTTCTTTGCTTGATTTCCGTAAGGAAGTGTTGTTGTTTATTATGAATCGTCCTGTTTCATTTAGGCGACTGACAAGTAAACACAAAGTTTTAATTTGTCCTTCCTCTTACCCTCTCCCCCCCATCCaccgacccccacccccccctcccccgtatGGCGGCATCGTTAGCGTGTGAATCATGAATTCAGCTGTAGTTGTGACCCTCCCTGAGCACATAAGCCCTTGCTCCATTGAGTCACACACCTCCTTCtctcccccccactctctctgtctctctttgatTCTCCCCACTCCCCTCGTCCcgcccctcctcttcctcccactACACACTCATTTGTAAGCGAGAAGGGAGAGGGAGCAGGGTGGGGAATTCTACGTTACGTGAAGGATGGGGAATGGCGAGGGGTGTCTACCCCTTCCCCCTGAGCGATTGTCGTGTATGTGGGAGACTCTGGGAAAGACAGTTTTCTCTATTCAAgaatttgctttgtttttgtttgagaaAATGAATGTGCTAGAGTGCCATCGTTGCGTGTATATCACTGAATATGTTTTCGGGGCGTATTGAAGCGACGAGAGATTGT is a genomic window of Macrobrachium nipponense isolate FS-2020 chromosome 31, ASM1510439v2, whole genome shotgun sequence containing:
- the LOC135206950 gene encoding zygotic gap protein knirps-like, whose product is MVSSVCRGSYPSMTPHASPSRKQHIDPQKDYFSPLQVETSVEYDLPAHIYPPKDSEPILMIHPGYVSAVRARSRAVVTPSPTAMVATSGAARPLAPLQLPQQQQQQGSSARASSSKSVLQQRAYCTCGNPNCNSSSVKSVSNLQSAAAIVQNVQSQSARSVQSLKSVQSQNSASVVPSARDVSIMGISTARSASVLLPPQQPQPQQQQLQQQQQQQQQQQQQQQQSQSQQQSQIIWGNGGRCLGPCCNPRAGAMAPLQAEFVAPGLPPSLLARTPTRGTAGGSPKLRAARTRRGLSVASSVNLPDYLGNSRPARVTGGAVHAHPRPRALSTSMGALAATPAPPMAHQHIGMGASLTTSLDLARAHPLTPRSLMPMQQQQQQQQQQQQAVTTSTSSLLYTVGLSRDSGCSVGADTAGGEWSVDRTRGLVDSGFCTPVDLTDDFVADTLSLGATWKEPSTPLSSTMTSSISSSSSSGSSSSSSSSGGVHTSSLLPGVAHSHHYLPQPLWNLAY